TTTCTATGGGACCTGTTCTGGCTTCTCTTATGTACCTGCCTGGTATCACTCTTCTCTGCAGAGCCATCCTCTGCTCCGTGTGTGACACGGTCAACAACCATGTGGATCGAGTGCGCCGGGTCTATGAGCAGCATGCAGATGCCATTGACATTGACGCAGTTCTGCAGGCATCCCCTGTGAGTCCCTCTGTGGCAGACATGCTGGAATGGCTGCAGGACATTGAGAGATATTACTGGAACGCGTATCCTTTGCACACACTTCTGTGGTGTCCAAAGCTATTGCAGGACTCTTTCCCTATCTGCTTTCACAGAGTGAAAAACTCCATAGCCTGGATCTTCTCTGCTTCCTTTGTAGAGTTATTCCCTCATCTCCCCCTAACCATTAAGTGAGCAGCTGCTGTTCATCAGGTTTGTTTCTAAGAGCCAGGAAATAGACACTCAACTAAAGGGGGGAAGTCTATAAAATGTCATGGTGGTAAAATAAAGCGGGGAAGATGGTAAAGGTAAGAGTGGGGTTGTGGGGTCAACAGTGCAAGCTGTAAGGCCATctgccttgctagcctaggatggaccgaggttggatcccctggcatctcatatggtcccccaagccaagagcaatttctgaaggcagagccaggagtaacccctgagtgtcaccaggtgtggccgaaaaaccgaaaaaaaaaaaaatgagtgggaTTGTAATGTTTAATAGGATGAGAATAGGACAGGCCTTTTGGAAAGTGACATTTGAAAGAAAATCTGAAGTGTCTATGGAAAAGTGAACTTACTGATACTCAGGCAAATAGTCCAACAGGGTCAAATAGCCCCGAGGTCCTGAGGCAACAGTATGTCAGGTGTGTTCAGGAAATAAAGAACAGGTGGGCCTTTGCGATGGCCCAGAGAGATGGGGCTAGGTAGATAGCCTTAGACGTCACATGTTTTGGAAGAGATTTCAAacgttttatttttgggccacacccagtgtcgttcaggaattactccactctgttcagaaattactcctggtaggctcaaagaaaaatgggatgccaaggaatgaacctggttgactgcatggaaggcaaacaccctactatttgccatcactctggctccagatattttttatttgttttctgagtCTTACCTGGTGacaaccctcaggggttactcctggctctgcactcaaaaatcacctgggcccagagagatagcacagcggcgtttgccttgcaagcagccgatccaggaccaaaggtggttggttcgaatcccggtgtcccatatggtccccgtgcctgccaggagctatttctgagcagacagccaggagtaacctctgagcaccaccgggtgtggcccaaaaaccaaataaataaataaataaataaataatcacccctggcaggcttggggggccatgtgggatgccgggattcaaaccactgatggtcctgggtcctgggtcagctgcatgaaaggcaaatgccctactgctgtgctatctctctggctccagattttGACTGATGCGCGATACAAAGCTGTTAGAAGGCTTGAGTACAGATTAACTTGATCAGACCTGTTTTATAAACAagccctccttttcttttcttttttttattgttttggtttttgggtcatacccagcagagctcgagggttactcctggctctatgctcagaaatcgctcctggcaggctcgggagaccatatgggatgccgggattcgaaccactgtccttctgcatgaaaggcaaacgccttacctccatgctatctctctagccctggcctccttttctttctttctttttttttttttattaattttttattttttattatgagaacaaagatgcaaataaagaggacaaggtaaagttacagtggaaggacaatcactggCCTCCTTTTCTTATACTCTCCTACCCTTTAGATAACTGGGTCTATTGTCACTATGCactggattctttttcttttgtccatttatcaattttattattttttgttttgtgaccacgCCTGATGAtattcagaagctactcctggtttCGTACCTGTGGTGGTCACTCtggtggtggtgttcaagggattaTGTAGTGCTAGTTCTCCTGCATGCAGAATTTACTTTATTGCACTAACCCTCTGACCCCCATCTGTCAGTATTTATCCTATGATGCTGTGCATGGGCAAAATTATCCAAgattctgttccttttttttttttttttgacttatttttctttaaataatctcTGTATTCCTCTGTacactcagatatcgcccctggcttgggggaccatatgggacgctgggggattgaacagcagtccgtcctagattagtgcatacaaggcagacaccctactgcttgcgccaccgctctagcccctaaatttcaaactttttttttataaccaatAACTTTTCATTATGCATaataccacatcttttttttttttttggtttggttttagtttttagttATACCCAGCAATAAGCAGGGCttactccctggctctacactcagggatcacttctggccctGTTAGCAGGAACATATACTTTGTTCATCTATCTGTCCCTATTCACAGGCACCTCTGTGTGGGCAGAGGTACTCAAGAATGTCCATAGATGAAGGAAGACCTATTCGTATGGAAGACGTCATACCAACTACACTGGCATCTGGCTAGACCCCCATAGCAGGgctgttttttttccttcatgcTAGTTCATTTCTTTTTGAGTGTTCCTTAATTTGCAGGAAGATACAGAAAGAGAAAGTGTCTCCTGTCCTCATTCCTATGGGAAGACTTGGAGAGCATCCAGGCTTTACCTAGAACCTGGGACAGAATTGTGGAAGATGAACAGCAGGATCTTGTACAAGGTACTGGGGTTTGTATAGCCCTTTGTGTCTCCATTCCTGGTGTCTGACCTTTTGGGGAGCAATATGGAGCTGCTCCCAAGttcctcctttttgtttttaggccatacctggctgctctcagggcttactccttgctctatactcaggtcactcctggcaggactcatgggaccatatgggctgttgGGAATTGAATTCGGCTCGAtagcatgcaagggaagcaccttatctgctgtgtgCTACATGCTCTACCACCCATCACTCTGGCCACAAAGAGTTttgttgtatgtttgttttgtctaTGCCACACATGAATGAAACCATCCAGTAACTCCTTTTGCTTCATTCCTTAGGAGGATTCCCTATTTTGTCTCAAATGACACATTTGTTTAATtctagggtttcatgcatacaacattccaaAATCACACCTTTTTCTCAGAATCCCTTCACTCCCCCAAAACCCCACTGCATGACAAGCTCAGgtaattttgtctttttcccaGAAGAGTTTTTAACTGTTGAGTGCCTGACCCACCGCTTCTTTATCCAGACCTCTGTCAGTAGGCATTGGTGTTGATTCTTTTTCAGCTAATATGAATAATGCTGCTTTATAAATCTGATATTTTATGAagtgccactttttttttctcatccaaTTCCAGATATCCTGATCAGCGTTTCCTTCTTTTTGGAAAAGTAAGAATATTGGGTGTTGATCTGGAGATCAGAAGGCCACAGTTGAAGACAAACCGCACTCTGATATAAGGAAATGTCAGTGGTGTATCCGAAACATCACACTTACAGCTTCAGAAAGGTTCTTGGGAGGATGGTGCTGCTGCTTCTGACTTGGTGTCTTCTTCATAACTGGTTGTAGCTAAGGGCACCAGGGCTACCCTCTGGTCTTTCCCTAtgttaaaagggaaagaaaaagacacaATTTTTTATGCTCTAcacttttaaacaattttattcctttatactTTAAAACAATTCTATTTACTGTACACTTTAATAAAACAATATACAGACAGTAATACAACAGCTTTCTCCAGTAAGCACTGAGAACCATTTTGTATTGACCGCACAGCCTCTCGGCCTCCAGCTTTTTCTTCGTTTGTCTTTCTTGTTTGGCTCACTCTATGTCCAAGCAATAGAGCTCCCACATTCTGCCAGGTAGCTCATGTACTGCTTCCTTGACCACAAACTCTGTCCCATGCTGCTGCTACCACAGCTCGATCTGGTCCTTCAGCTCCTCTGGCATCTTAGGGAGAGTTTTCAGCAGTTTCACTCTGTCCTCGCCATGACTTAAGGGAAGCAAAATATCAGAAGGCCTGCTGGGTACCCCCAGCACAGATGGCTGAGACCAAATCTCAGAGATACTTCCTTGATAGGGTGATATTTCTCAAGCTTAGCTCAGTGATAgctgcaaacatttatttggcctaatatgaatctcccttctgctgtactaggtatgtatatatttaaggaTTTACCTCCAGATGAATTAGTACAGGCTACTATAGCCTTGACTAAATATCCTTTACTTGGAAAAATCTGCATCAAGAGAATCATAAAAATAAGTTTGTAATCCTCACAGTCTTTCAAAGGAAGTCCTGTAGCTTTCAGCCTTCTGTCCTCTCAGATGAACggaatgtttgttttgggacacatctaAGGGACTCTGAGTGacatgctaattttttttttacctcagatATGACATTCAGTGTTTGGCCTGGAAGTAACAATGTCTTGTAAAGTGTAAAATCACTCCATACACATTACCCCATGCTCCTTATCTCCAACCTCAGGTGAATGAATCTGAATCAATGTcaagcatgaaataatccaaaccaggctgagagtgaaacactgtagtctggcagtcttttaCCTCGGAtgagagccagctgcctgccagaaatgccatttttattgaatacagagaccatCCCCTGGgtgggcagtaaggacagatagctcaggctatcctgagccagtcccaccaaggtttacaagtaagacaagtTTTGGGGCAaacccaagttgtaaacaaacataaaaaggaaccagagatgatctttgttttaggtaaaataaggtgtaacctaacagttAAGAAAGCTTTtcctgggctggagcagtagggcatttgccttgcacacagctggcccaggactgatggtaattcaaatcctggcatgccatttggtctcccgagcctgccagtggtgatttctgagcgcagagccaggattaggcctgagcaccaaaaacaaaacaaaacagcttttCCTAGGTAAAGATTCACTTTCCTTTCTaatcaagcctttttttttttttttttttttttttttttttttttggtttttggtttttgggccacacccgtttgacgctcaggggttactcctggctatgtgctcagaaatcgcccctggcttggggggaccatatgggacaccgggggatcgaaccgcggtccttccttggctagcgcttgcaaggcagacaccttacctccagcgccacctacccggccccaagcctttttttttttttttaaagtcagacTGCCTCTGTTTACAAAAACCTGCCTTATAGTTTAGTGAAagtcctaaaagcaaaaaaacccTATTTGCTCAAATGAAAAGAAATCTTGATAGAAAAACCTGGCATTTTGCTAATCTTCTAATTTACATCAGAATTGATGTAAATTCCACTCAGGGTCTGGCCTGAGTGGAAACACTTAGAGATGTTAAAAACTGCCCTCCTTTGATCCCAGGGAAGCCTCTGGGCTCTTGATTGGAGTGCATCTATTCATAAGGTCTGTAAGCCACCTTCTaggcatgtgaattgttttgaagatcaaacaGTGTGTACTGATAAAGCTTTTGTTAACAAGATAGATATGTTTaaatttgcaaagaaacaaatatgagcttttcttttttatacagaCCACAAAAAACTATGGTAAAAATCCTGCTTATATAgcccttttatttttcaagaaataagaacaaTGATTCTCCCAAACAACTGAGTGTGGCTCTGTTATTTATCATTCGCCAAATTCATCACCCACTTTCCTGAGGGACCCCGAGAATTCCCTGAAGTGTCCGGACCAAGATTGGCCATGGCATTgctcttgcttttcttcttttaggaGAATTCCTCCACGGTTTGTAAACCAAGTGGAGTCAGAGGCTTTGTTCCCCAAATACTGAAAAGCCTGCCAAGAGGAGACACTTTTCTAGAGTCTACCTGAATCTATatacccccaattttttttttttgagcctaaACAAATATGCTTTCTTAGCTAATGGTCCCCCTGAAGATTTAGGTTAAGCAATATTTAACCTTTATTCTTAGCAAACACCCACAGGATAAACGGAGCCAGGTTAGCCCCCTCCCATCTCCTTACCCAAACACGttgtgacttcatttcttttgCGTAAGTACAAGTATGTAGCATTGCCTAAAACATTTTGCTGCTGTATCCTCACTGAGTTGTCACAGAAATCATCCAAACGCTCACACACTCCCAGGATCATGACTCAGCAGTAATGAATTAGAACCTGAGTTCATGGAACAAGTGCTGAGAAGTTGGGAGCTGGGAGAAAAGTAACAGCCAAGAAGATGTGGGAAGGGAACTGATTGGTAGAGGCAATACTCCCAGCATTATCTGAAGCTTTGGTGACACCAGAACCTGCTTGTATGAGTACCAGTATCAGTATCTAATTCCTTGATGCAAGAGAACATAGCTCTAGTGATTTAAAGGAAATGGATTATGTTTATGTTTAATAGTATAATTGCTGCTAACTGTGGCAGCTCCTTGTAACCAAGATATTTCTGCTGCCAGAGGTTGCCACAAGAGGGCACTGGTGTGGCATGAATTCTTCAGACTGCAGGCGTCAGGAGTGAGCTTCTGGGCATAATAGCACTCCTGAAATAAAGGAGACTTGACTGAAAGTAGAAACCGactgcattcctttttttttggggggggggatacacccggtgacactcaggggttactcctggctatgcgctcagaaattgctcctggctatgcgctcagaaatccctcctggtttgggggaccacatagaacGCCAGGGCATCTAACAtctgttagtgcatgcaaagcaaacattctactgcttatgccactgctccagccctgactgCATTCCTTTGGTGTGGGATGAGACTGACTACTCCAGCATTACATGGTCTGGTGCCTTCACCTGTACATGGACATGGGATTTCCAAATCTGTCTCCCCAGTAGCTGTAGAAATCTGGGTCactggaagaaaaggaaaagaaaaggaatagccCCTATTAAATAACAGTGGTAGGGAGGTGTCATGTGGTCAGTGTGCTGAGCCCTGCAGTGCAGGCCTgggtcctccaaacactgccaggtgacTTGCAGGTCTTGTCACACAGGCAGAGCCAAGTACCTCTGTTCATGGCCCTAGTATGGAACTGTCTGGCCCGCCCAGTTGATCAAGCATCACTTGGAGTGTTTTTGGATGCCACCCCCACAAAACATGTATGTACATAGtatgtatatctatgtatgtacatatttatatatgtgtatacacatatatattttggactGTCCCCcttggtgttcagggcttctcCTGACTTGTGCTGCTGGAATTGAACTGGTCTCCTGCATATAAGCTCATGTCCCAGCctgttactatctctctggccctatcttatgtatttatttatttttggtggtgccTAGGGtagaacccaggaccccacatatacaaggcaaacactcttccatTGAGTTAATTCCAAGCTTATACTTTATGTTTGGTAGTAGAGGGTCACACCtgttgtgcttaggaatcactcctggctgtgctcagaaatctaatagcagtgctagggatcaaacaggcCTGTCAAATGTAAGGCTGTATGTATAATTGTACCTTAACCTTGTTGCTCTGACCCTCACAGATttcctccttcactccctccctgcctccctccctccctgcctccctccctccctgcctccctccctccctgtctcccttcctgcctccctccctcccttcttcccttccttccttctttccttccttcctccctccctccctccctccctccctccctccctccctcctctctccctccctccctccctccctcctctctccctccctccctccctccctccttcccttccttccttccttccttccttccttccttccttccttccttccttccttccttccttccttccttccttccttccttccttccttccttccttccttccttccttccctccctccctccctccctctccagaTTAGCCAGGTGCAAAAAAAGCACTTTACTTTCTCCAGACACTCATAacttgcagtgtgtgtgtgtgtgtgtgtgtgtgtgtgtgtgtgtgtgtgtgtgtgtgtgtgtgtgtgtttgggccacaccctgtgacactcaggggttactcctggctatgcactcagaaatcacccctggctcaggggactatatgggatgctggggatctatcccaggtcagtctgggtcatctgcgtgcaaggcaaatgccctacctgcgctatcactccagcctctataacttacttttttttttttttttggcttttggaccacacccggtgatgctcaagggttactcctggctatgtgctcagaaattgctcctgacttgaaggaccatatgggatgtcgagggattgaaccttggtccatcctaggctagcgcaggcaaggcagacatcttacctcttgtgccacttcTCTGAGCCCTATAACttacattattaatattattttcccaaagtcttgctttttctttttttctttttttttttttggtttttgggccacacccagcgttgctcaggggttactcctggctgtctgctcagaaatagctcctggcaggcacgggggaccatatgggacaccgggatttgaaccaaccacctttggtcctggatcggctgcttgcaaggcaaacgccactgtgctatctctccgggcccaagtcttGCTTTTTCTACCTGTGAATAGAATATATTCTGATtatgaaaatgaaattatttatagAAAGTAAAAATGCATATTGTCTACCTAACAAGTCGCATATTAATACTGGAGTAAATCTTATCCCAGGAATCTTATAAGTCTGTTCTATCATAATagttatacataattatataatttaaattatgacCATATAAATGAGTTTCACAAATCTAgtggccagagcggtagcacagtaatagggcattttccttgcatgcggctgacccagacggatgtgggtttgatccctggcatcccatatggttcctcaagtctgccaggagcgatttctgagcatagagccaggaataaccactgagttccaccaggtgtagtccaaaaacagcaacaacaacaacaaaaggattcACAAATTTATGCATGATAATCATAAATTAAATGTGACTTGGGAGACATTTGAGCATTGGGTCTCATCTATCTTGGGGGTAGAAGAAGGGAAACCCTATGTAGGTACTCAGCTCCACCAGGAAAGGTGATACCCTGAGCTTCTCCAGCCTTACTGTACATTTAAGTCACTAGCATCCTGTGGAAGTTTAGGTTCTGCTTTTGTGGGGCTGgggttctgctctttttttttttttttttttggtttttgtgtcacacccagcagcactcgggttactcctggctctacactcagaaatcgctcctggcaggttcgggggaccatatgggatgccgggattcgaaccgctggccttcttcatgcaaggtaaatgccttacctccatgctatctctccggcctcaattctgcctttttttttggggggggtcaccctCAGTgcttttcagggatcacttctgggtgtggtaCCAGAGGTTAAACCTGAATTGATTTTGTGCAAAGGCAAGTGTCTATCAGATGGACTTgcatttctttatgtattttgtttttggaccataccagcaatgcttgggttactcctggctctatactcaggaatcactcccggtggtgTCCAGGGGAAACAGGGGTAACAGGGATCAAACACTGGTTGACTGtgtgccagacaaatgccctaccactgatcTCTGGTCCCTGTTTCTGCATTTCTATCAAGGTCCCAGGTGTGACAGTTTCAGCAGCAAACTGAGTCGCAGCAGGGTAACAGTACTTGGAGGCCCCTTTCAGTATGACCATGACCTTGACCTCTGTGAAAGGCTTTAAAATGAATGTGCTAGAATAGATGCTTTCCCTGAACTGAGCAAAGACAGCACCTGAGAAATACTGACATGTTGAaagtctgctgctgctgctgttgttaaactcctcctcccccaccccttcaaCTGATGGATGCTAGTAACAGAGCGGGTCTCTAGAGTTCATAGTGGAGGTGAAGAACAGCTGTAAATAGGGCCAATGGGGACAACTGGAACACTGAGCCCCAAGTGCCTGGCTCCAGTTTGTGCATtttgagccaggaatgacccagcAGAGCCCTCCTCTCACTTAGGGAAGGTCTTGGGGTACATTTGGTTCTGAAAGTGGGAGTTGTTTGtgttataaataactttttaaacttCCCTCATTGAAACAAGTCATTGTAGATAGACACACATGCCTGTTTATGGTGCCcaaatactattatttattattttattctgtttcttcTTAGTTTATTTACCATTAAAATGTCatctagcactccatatggttcctgagcacagagccaggagtaagccattagcaccactgggagtggttcccctgaaaacaaaaccaaaacaaacaaataaaacttatcCTCTTACTATtcatcaaacattttttttaaattttatttttggaataggTGAGATGTGTGTTTGCACACAGTTTAGAGTACATGGCCTAGATGGTGaaagctgttttgttttttgtttttcatttttaaattctgggcagcactcaggggttcctcctggctccgtgctcagaaatcactcctggcagacttggggaaccatatgggatgccaggatttaaatcaccgtctgtcctggatcggctgcattcaaggcaaacgccctaccactgtgttatctctctggccccgtgaaaGCTGTTCTTACCCACACTCATTTCCTTTCCCTAGAAATAACCAGAACAAACATTTGCCTGTGTAAAGGGGGGGGCTCTAATGTCATACCCATGATCCTGCCTCTGGTTTTTACACCCTCCACAGTCCTCTTCCTTTAGATTTGCTTTTGATGAACGTAACATGACTGAGATGTGGGGTGTGCACAGCTTCTGTGCAGGTATCATGGCTCACACTTTGCACCCTGGGAAGGCAGCAATGGCTCCCCAGTTCTGCAGGGCACTCAAGCCTTTATTCCTCTCGTTGGGCCCCCACTCCTGAGTCCCGGGGCCTCTGTCCTCTGTACCAGGGCTGAGAGGAGACCCCCAATCCATCAAAGAATGGGTGATGGGCCGTCCGCTACAGCCCACTCTCCATTGCTACACTCCTGGGAGGCTACCTGGCTTCTTGATTGAAGATAGGACAGTCCTGAGTTCTGGCAGAGTTGTTGCCAAGATTGCTCTTTCCTGGGAACAAAACTAGCCTTAAGACCTTCTTCTTTGCACCCCTTCTGCTTCTTTTATTGCTTCCTGCCACCCACTTTCCCCTACTTCCAACAGATCCCGCAAAACTATCCCCCCTGCCAAGCCCTAGCAGCTTGGAGAGAGGAGTCATTGCTTTCATAGGCAGCCCCTCAGGGTCTGCCCTACCTGGACCCATTTATCCATCCCCACTCTCATTTGGTGGGATGAGACAGAGGCAAGTGTAGTGTTATAGGTGGTAGGTGATGACATAGGCAAGTGCAGTGTCCTGCGGGCCAGAGGGATGAGTGGCCTTCCTAGAAGTGGTGCTGTGAA
This window of the Suncus etruscus isolate mSunEtr1 chromosome 6, mSunEtr1.pri.cur, whole genome shotgun sequence genome carries:
- the C6H1orf109 gene encoding ribosome biogenesis protein C1orf109 homolog, with the protein product MAQDQALTAVQEALKKCFPVVEEQEGRWKDALKDCPTLLTSLGNLAEQVQAAQQVRFEDVGLLRPFPDLKERLRLKQLTAGDVILDKLQERLAILCSVCDTVNNHVDRVRRVYEQHADAIDIDAVLQASPVSPSVADMLEWLQDIERYYWNAYRKRKCLLSSFLWEDLESIQALPRTWDRIVEDEQQDLVQDILISVSFFLEK